A window from Catharus ustulatus isolate bCatUst1 chromosome 14, bCatUst1.pri.v2, whole genome shotgun sequence encodes these proteins:
- the MCF2 gene encoding proto-oncogene DBL isoform X6, translating to MAEAGPRRGYRPARHAASFPGNLHLVMVLRPTGFIQRTFTDIGFRFSQEDFLLKLPVVMLSSVSDLLTYIDEQQLTPELGGTLEYCHSEWVVFRTAIESFALTVKEIAQMLQCFGTELAETELPEDMNSIEHILALRTQRYCQLKEEITAVTKEGKLLLSSFEEPDSGECSQEQQQERPGDWETVNRLLGQLREMETAFDGFWEKHQLKMEQYLQLWKFEQSFQEVKNSIEFLMAQQAELPDTGDSVPQVKQRLKDLEHFDGMAQELIGKAQVVILHGHQLAANHHYALNLICQQCNELRHLGDLLAERARSKQAHLQKTLELHTRLQQALQCCDEGAYLLANQQMDKCQSKEGAQKALQDIERFLESSSTYLNYDPQALYYDFESVLTPELKCQVQAVQLKLENVRSLFESRQSCFKKLLDKHVRPVQLVAPRPETPPRAKSPLFSPKHGVDFNSSLKFSFDLSLPGKKTSRKTPSSRKIEVMHDYQEKRNSLQYFISDSDDSLDILKGHVINELIETERVYVEELFTVLTGYRAEMDNPAMLILLPPVLRNRKDVLFGNMPEIYDFHHKIFLHSLENCLGAPERVGCCFLDRREDFQMYEKYCQNKPRSESLWRQCSESSFFQECQRKLEHKLGLDSYLLKPVQRLTKYQLLLKELLKYSTSCDGVQELQEALVAMLDLLKSVNDSMHQISITGYDGDLSELGKVLMQGSFSVWTGHRKGPTKMKDLARFKPMQRHLFLYEKALVFCKKREEHGDGYDKTSSYSFKHFLKMNAVGITENVKGDHRKFEIWYSGREEVYVVQAQTVDLKMAWLNEIRKILFKQQELIKAVEKPQPGSCSEQPPPSSQLGDRKQQRASISSEENDSERTSPVMPDSGLVSPQSKPHRGWPGMSQSLEICEGLEEWSGQQYLSTCSDTEEEDGNQLSPGKYKALADCKRRGSEDLLVKNGDEIQLLHEDGEGQWLVKNLNRRKEGWVPVHSLQIVVGDCRFRNAKVADFIARALGRRPGRRDGV from the exons GTGGTGATGCTGAGCTCGGTGAGTGACCTGCTGACCTACATCGACGAGCAGCAGCTGACCCCGGAGCTCGGGGGCACCCTGGAGTACTGCCACAGCGAGTGGGTGGTCTTCAGGACG gccaTAGAGAGCTTTGCTCTGACAGTGAAGGAGATTGCCCAGATGCTGCAGTGCTTTGGCACGGAGCTGGCCGAGACAGAGCTGCCAGAGGACATGAACTCCATCGAGCACATCCTGGCCCTGCGCACCCAGAGGTACTGCCAGCTCAAG GAAGAGATTACAGCAGTCACAAAAGAGGGAAAGTTGCTTTTGAGCAGTTTTGAAGAGCCTGACTCTGGGGAATGcagtcaggagcagcagcaggagaggccTGGGGACTGGGAGACTGTGAATCG GTTGCTTGGCCAGCTGCGGGAGATGGAGACTGCCTTTGATGGCTTCTGGGAGAAACACCAGTTAAAAATGGAGCAAtacctgcagctctggaagtTTGAGCAAAGTTTTCAAGAG GTCAAGAATTCCATTGAATTTCTAATGgctcagcaggcagagctgcctgacACTGGTGACAGCGTCCCCCAGGTGAAGCAGAGGCTCAAGGACCTGGAGCATTTCGATGGCATGGCTCAG gagctgataGGCAAGGCTCAGGTGGTGATCCTGCACGGCCACCAGCTCGCAGCCAATCACCACTACGCCCTGAACCTGATCTGCCAGCAGTGCAACGAGCTGCGGCACCTCGGCGACCTCCTGGCCGAGCGCGCCAGGAGCAAGCAGGCGCACCTGCAGAAAACCTTGGAGCTGCACACCCGCCTCCAGCAG gctctgcagtgctgtgatgAGGGTGCCTACCTGCTCGCCAACCAGCAGATGGACAAGTGCCAGTCCAAGGAAGGAGCCCAGAAAGCCCTCCAGGACATTGAAAGATTTCTTGAAAGCTCTTCAACCTACTTAAACTATGATCCCCAAGCCCTCTACTACGATTTTGAGTCAGTCTTAACTCCTGAGCTGAAG tgccaggtgcAGGCCGTGCAGCTGAAGCTGGAGAACGTGCGCAGCCTGTTCGAGAGCCGCCAGTCCTGCTTCAAGAAGCTGCTGGACAAACACGTGAGGCCCGTCCAGCTGGTGGCCCCGAGGCCAGAGACCCCCCCCAGAGCCAAGTCACCCTTGTTTTCCCCCAAACACG GTGTAGATTTTAATTCCAGtttgaaattttcatttgaTCTCTCTCTCCCCGGGAAGAAAACTTCAAGAAAAACTCCAAGTTCTCGCAAG ATCGAGGTCATGCACGACTACCAGGAGAAGAGGAATTCcttgcagtattttatttcagacaGTGATGACAGCTTGGATATTCTGAAAGG CCATGTCATAAACGAGCTCATAGAAACAGAGAGGGTGTATGTGGAGGAGCTCTTCACAGTTCTGACG GGCTACAGAGCTGAGATGGACAATCCTGCCATGCTGATCCTGCTACCCCCCGTGCTGAGGAACAGGAAGGATGTTCTCTTTGGAAACATGCCCGAGATCTATGACTTCCACCACAA AATTTTCCTGCACAGTTTGGAGAACTGCCTGGGAGCCCCCGAGAGAGTGGGATGTTGTTTCCTAGACAGG AGGGAGGATTTCCAGATGTATGAGAAGTACTGCCAGAACAAACCACGCTCTGAGTCCCTGTGGAGGCAGTGCTCCGAGAGCTCCTTCTTCCAG GAATGCCAAAGAAAACTGGAGCACAAACTGGGGCTGGATTCCTACCTGCTCAAGCCAGTGCAGCGCCTGACCAAGTACCAGCTGCTTCTGAAG GAGCTGCTAAAGTACAGCACGAGCTGTGATGGAGTTCAGGAACTCCAAGAAGCTCTGGTTGCAATGTTGGACTTGCTGAAGTCAGTCAATGACTCCATGCATCAGATTTCAATCACAGGATATGAT GGTGACCTGAGCGAGCTGGGGAAGGTGTTGATGCAGGGATCTTTCAGTGTTTGGACAGGACACCGAAAAGGGCCCACAAAAATGAAGGACCTGGCCAGGTTCAAGCCCATGCAGAGGCACCTGTTCCTGTATGAGAAAGCCTTGGTCTTCTGCAAGAAGAGAGAGGAGCACGGGGATGGATATGACAAAACCTCATCCTACAGCTTTAAGCACTTTCTGAAA ATGAATGCAGTTGGAATAACTGAGAATGTGAAAGGAGATCATCGGAAATTCGAGATCTGGTACAGTGGGAGAGAAGAGGTGTATGTGGTGCAG gcCCAAACAGTAGATCTGAAGATGGCATGGTtgaatgaaataagaaaaattttgtTCAAGCAGCAAGAGCTTATAAAAG CAGTGGAGAAACCCCAGCCTGGCTCGTGCTCGGAGCAGCCCCCGCCCTCCTCCCAGCTGGGGGACAG gaagcagcagagagccTCCATCAGCTCGGAGGAGAACGACTCGGAGCGCACCAGCCCGGTGATGCCGGACAGCGGGCTCGTGTCCCCCCAGAGCAAACCCCACAGAG GCTGGCCAGGAATGTCCCAGTCGCTGGAGATCTGCGAGGGGCTGGAGGAGTGGTCGGGGCAGCAGTACCTGTCCACCTGCTCGGACACTGAGGAGGAGGACGGGAACCAGCTG TCTCCAGGAAAATACAAAGCCCTTGCAGACTGCAAGAGGAGAGGATCAGAGGACCTGCTGGTGAAAAACGGGGATGAAATCCAGCTCTTGCATGAAGATGGTGAGGGACAGTG GTTGGTGAAAAAcctgaacagaagaaaagaaggctGGGTTCCTGTGCACAGCCTGCAGATTGTAGTCGGTGACTGCAGATTTCGGAATGCCAAAGTTGCAG ATTTCATTGCAAGAGCACTGGGTAGAAGACCGGGGAGAAGAGATGGAGTCTGA